ACATTGAAAAACAGTTTTTCGTTTATGGATTAGAGTTAGGAGATTATATGTCTCCTGAAGGAGTAAGCTGTCGCATTAGTTCTTGGTATCGACAAGAAGATCGCAGCTTTCCCCTGAAAGGTAAAATTACAGGAGCTTATATTACTTCTTCTCTGGCCAAAACTGAAGCTGTAGAATCCGGTTTTGACGAAGGGATTTTAATGAACTCTCAAGGCAAAGTCTGTGAAGCTTCGGGGATGAATATTTTTATTGTGAGAAATGGGCAACTAATTACCCCTGGAGTTGAACAAGATATTTTAGAAGGCATCACTAGAGATAGCATTCTCACAATCGCTCAAGATATGGGAATTAAAACTATAGAAAGACCCGTTGATAAATCTGAGCTTTTGATTGCTGACGAAGTGTTTTTAAGTGGAACGGCTGCTAAGATAACCCCAGTAAAAAGAATTGAAAACTACGAGTTATCAACAACTAGACCAATAACTGAAAAGCTTAGGGAGAAACTAACAGCAATTACAGAAAACCGAGACGATAATTACCGAGAATGGGTATACACAATTCCCCTTGAATAAACAATAACTATTCAAATTGGGGAGGGTGTGAATAATCGATATTAAAGATTGGTGGAAATTGCCTGAACGGGACAAGTAGGAATACACTGTTCGCAGACAATGCAGCGCGATCGCATAAACGTTAGCCGGAACGTCTGCGGATCTAAAGTAAGGGCTTCCGTAGGGCAAACACCAGTACAAAGTCCGCAGTCAACGCAGACATCTTCATCAATAACAATCTCCCGACTGGCAAAGGAAACGCTGATATCTTGCGATCGCATCCAATCAATCGCCGCATCCAGCGCATCAATATCGCCCAAAAGTTCCACTACCAGCTTACCAATTTGATTCGGTGCCACCTGAGCGCGAATAATATTCGCCGCCACATTAAAATCTTTAGCCAGTCGATAAGTCACTGGCATTTGTATTGCGCGTTTCGGAAAAGTCAGCGTTACTCGTTTTTTCACAGCAAAGGTAGCTTTGGAGAGAGTTGGTAAACTAAAGGAAGCTTATATACAAATCGTAAACAAAATCTTCAATGGCTGTGAATTCACCTGAAACAACTGTAACTCCCCAAACCCAGTCGCCAGCAGACGGCGGGAAACGCATCAGAAATTTCTTGATTGCAATGGTAGCAATTATCCTCACCGTTGCCCTATTTTTCGGACTGCGAACCGAGACAAGTTCAGTTTCCCTCGACGCACAGGCGCAAACATCCACACCGTTAGAAGTGGCTTTGAGTAATGGTAAGCCGACGCTAATGGAATTTTATGCCAACTGGTGTACTAGCTGTCAGGCGATGGCCAAGGATTTGGGTGAACTCAAACAAGAGTACGCGGACTGTGTGAACTTTGTGATGCTGAACGTGGATAATAACAAGTGGTTGCCAGAGATGCTGCGCTACCGAGTCGATGGCATTCCACATTTCGTGTATTTTGGGAAAAATGGGGAAGCGATCGCTCAAACCCTCGGTGAAATGCCTCGTCCCATCATGCAGGCAAATATTGAAGCCCTAGTTGCTGCCTTACCCCTACCTTATACCCAATCCGGGCAAGTATCCGCCTTTGAAGCGCCCGTCACGCCAGCAAAAGCCACCCCTGACGATCCTCGCAGCCACGGTAGTCAAGTCAAAAATTAAAAATGCAAAATGTTTAATTTTCCTCTAGGAGGATGACTAGGCTTACCGGTTTGGGTTATAAGCTATTTGCTGCATGAAGGATGGCAAATGACGAATCCACCGCCCCCCGATCCAAGATCCTCTCAACTAGGCTTTGATGAGTTGATAGGCATTGTTGTAGCCTTTGCCGCCATTGGCGCGATTTTATTTTGGGTGATAGGTAGAAAAGATGAAGGGTTGAATCTGACAGGCTTGCCGATTCCTAGCGCCACCGCGAGTCCCACGCCAGCAGCTCCACTAGCGCCCGTATTGCCACAGGAGTCGCCCCTTCCCCAAGCCATAGATCCCGCAACGCCAGAAGCCTCGGAAAGCCTCACCCCAGCCGTACCGATACCAGTAGACCCAACCGCGGCTTCGAGAACCATACCCTTAGCTCCCGCCCCAGTGGTTGTAGCTCCCGCCCCAGCGGTCGTAGCTCCTTCTCCAACTGCATCTGCGACTCCCTCCCCAACACCCACAGCTTCACCCCCAGCGAGGGCGCTCAACTTCACCGATATTCCTGCTAATTACTGGGCGCGTCCTTACATACAGGCAATGGCTCAGCGTAACATCGTCGCCGGTTTTACCGATCGCACTTTTCGCCCGGATAGACCGATAACTAGAGCCGAATTTGCTGCCATTTTGCAGAAGGCTTTTAACAAACAATCAGCTCAAAACGCACCTAATTTTAAAGATGTTCCAGCTGGGCTCTGGGCAAACGCAGCGATTAAGCAAGCTGCTACAACGGGTTTTTTAAAAGGGTATCCAAATAATATCTTTCTCCCCAATCAAGAAATTCCCAAAGCGCAAGTCTTCGTTGCCCTTGCCAGTGGCTTAGGGCTGGCACCACCGGCTAATGTTGCCCAAGTTTTACAGACTTATCAGGATGCTCCGCAGATTCCTAATTACGCCAAGCCAGGGGTCGCAGCAGCTACGGCATCGGGTCTTGTGGTAAATTACCCAAAAACCAACTTGCTAAAACCAACTCAGGCGGCTACGAGAGCTGAGGTTGCGGCTGCGATTTATCAAGCCTTAGCGCAAGCTGGAAGAGTGGAAAAGATTCCTTCTCAGTATCAAGTTCAAGTTCAGCCAAAATAATAATGGCTAATTGTTAAAGGAAACATTTCTCGTTTCCAGCCGGAGACTGGGAACGAGGAAAAATGCTGGGAGTTATAGGGTTTAGTTTTTGAAGTTGCGATCGCCTTCATACCCGGATATATCCGCAAGTTTCTGCAAAGCCAGCACACCTGTGTATTGCTTTCCCTGAATTTCCCAGGTGGGATAGCCTTCGATTTGAGCTTTTTTGCAGAGGTCTGGGCGTGGATTTTTACCGCCAGCATCGCACTCAATATAGTTTATTTGCTTCACTGCTTCTTCACCAAACATTTGCTTTTGATCCGTGCAGTGAGGACACCAGTAAGCACCGTAAAATTTCGCTCCAATTTTTTTGAGATGTTTGGCTAAACCCACCTCTGCTGAAATGGGAGGCGCGGCGGGTTGGCTTGGCGTAGTTTGTGATGCTACAGGTGGCTCCAGTAAGTCACACCCAGCCACTAGCGCCAGCAGCGCTATCGTTGTACTGCGGATTATGATTGAGCGAAGGTTGATTCTTTGAGGTTGCATGGCACGAGAGCGTAGGATGCGATATATTACGTCTTTGCTTTTAGTTATGAATAATTGTAGCCAACCCCAACAGCAGACAAAGCATTTTTAGTAAATGCGATCGCTAGAAGTAAAAAGGCGAAAATTAAGAATTTTGGCCTTTTTACTCCCCCTTTTGTAACCCGATTAGGGGGAGCGCATGAGAGCCTTTTTAGCGACCGTTATATGACCAATGTGGAGGATCGTTCAATAGCTTATACACACCATAAGAAGCACCAACATTGTGCAAAATAGTATTGCTGGCACCGTTAGTGGGAGCGCTGATATTAAAGATGGTTCCATCTCGTCTTTTAATTTTTAGGATACCATCCCAGGTAATATTCCAATCAATCGCTAACTTTTCAGTATGAAGAGATTTGAGAGCAACAGGATTACCACCAATCCCATAAGCATCTACCATCAATTCTGCTGCTTTCACCGACACCGCATTTGTGTAATGTACCCATTGAATATCAACTCCCGGAAAGCGCGGTACATCCTCTGCCCTAATACTTCCTCGTGAAATTCTAGCAGCATAGTGCATCAAATAAGCTCGTTGTGGAGGTCGATAAGTGGCGGCGATAATTGTTTGAGCGCCTGCGTCAATCATGGCTTTTTGAAATGCCAGTACCCTTTCGCGGAATGGAGAAGCTAAATCAGAAATAGACTTGCTTGTTGGAAAAAAGTCATACCAATGTTGTCCACTCAAACGAAATCTAATTCTTTTAGCATAGTTGTTGAGAATATCCATTGCTTCAGTAAAGTCTGCTCCCAGTTTCTGCTTAGTAGTTGCAGAAAGCAGCTCCTCTAATTCGCTACGCAAGCGCACATCTCTTTGTAGGTAAGCTTGAGCTAAGCCCTGCGTACTTCTGGCACCAAAGTCTCCGTCTAATCCCAAATCTGGAACCAAGATAGTATTCAAAGACTTTTGTAAATCTTTTACCTCTGCATCTCCAAAGCGCAGGTAAGCTAACAACAATGCCGTCGTAAGATTCGGAACTTTATAAATAAAGCCGTCGCTCAAAGCTTTGGTATAAGTTGTATTATCTACAACTCCAGTGACGGGCAAATTATTTCTTTGTTGATAGCTGCGGGTAGCGGTATCACTTATTTTGCCAAAGTCTCCATCAACAGTCCCAATCGGATATTGAGCTTCTTTCAAATAGCTCTGCCAAGCACTAACAGCTGAACCATTAGAGCCAATTTTGAGCGTAGGCAGTTTTAGAACACTGATATTGAAAGCCATAAATTTTACCTGAGTTGAACAGTAGTAGGATGGGTAATACCTTAACTCCCAATTTATGGGCGGTTGGCGGGACAAAACGTTAGTCGCTTTTTTCTAAGCTACCCCTTGAAAGAAGGGAGGTATTACCCCAGTAAAGTTGTACGCCGCTTTAACCTATTAATTTAACCCAGCCTTGAGGCCCCACAATGCCATCAGCAGTTAAGCCATTTTGTTTTTGAAATCTCTCAACTGCTGCCTCTGTACCAGGGCCAAAAACGCCATCTGTTTCTGCACCTATGCGGTATTGCAGGTATTTTACAGCTGTACCGCCAGCATGGTTTGCTCTTAGTATTGGCTTGGCAAGAATCTGATTAAGTGCAATCCACGTGGTAGGGCCAGCAATTCCATTTTCGGTGATGTCTACAATTGACTGAAACTTTTGGGTAGCTGCTCTAGTTTCATTGTCTATTGTTCCATCTTCTACCAACTTTTTGCCACTGCTATCTGTTATTTTTAACCTATTTAAGGTTTGCTGTAGTTTGATTATCTCGTTATCTTTAGCTGGGTTTGGAGCGGGAGGCGTTGGAGATTGTCCAGTTAATCCGGTAACAATAGCATTCGCCAAAGCTTCTGGATTGTACCGATTCATATCTTCTTGGTTGTCGCAGAAACAACACTCAAGCAGAATGGCGGGCATATTTGTATTTTTGATTACATACAAGTGTGAACCATCTTTAACGCCTCTGTTGAAATATCCCAATTTAACTATATTGTCTAGTATGGGCTGGGCAATCTTTCTGCCTGTATCGCTGGCTGCAAATACTTCCGTTCCCTTAGCTACACGGTTAAAAGCATTAAAGTGAATAGATACAAATAGGTTCACTCTATTAGCATTGGCTATATTGCATCTTTGCAATAAGGAATTGCCTACACTACTCGCGCTTTTAGGCTTGCATTCTACAACTTGATGTCCCTGAGATTTTAACTTAGATATAACTCTAGTTCCCACCTCTATTGTCATCACATCTTCAACTCTAATTCCTCTGGCTCCCGTGTCGGGAGAACAATTATGCCCAATATCAATTCCGTATTCCATTGCAGTTAGCTCCTTTTAGAGATGACAAGTTTTCTGTTGAACTAAGTTTGCGAAAGTTTGGGGCAACTTTTATAGTAAAACCTTTACCTTATTTTCTGTTCATTACTTTAACATAAAAGTCATATTTTGTTACAAAGAAAAGATTCAATTCGTAAAAATAGGTAGGACGAGAGATACGAGCGGTTAATAGGAAACCGCTGTTGGTTCATCAGGAAAAAAACGAATTTAAACTAATATTAAGTTCCGGATTTTATCTCATCGGTTGTGGATCATCCGGTAAGTGATGTTCGCTTTTTTTAATAAGGAGACTTTATGGCAGATGGAAAATCTCGGATGCGCGATCGCACGCCAGACGATGTAATTATTCAGTCAGAGGCGCGAAAACCCATTACAGATCCCAGCCTGGGCATTTCCGTTGAAGTGAATAGACAAGGCACTCCCAAGCATCGGCTGGTCACGATTGGGGACTCTCTCTCTCACGGCTTTCAAAGTGGGGCAATCTTTAATACTAGCCTCTCCTATCCGATGATGATTGCCAAGGAAATGGGCTGGTCTCACCAGATGCGTTATCCCACCTACGACGGGCCAGGAGACGGGTTTCCGCTGAACCTAGAAAATCTGGCTCGACAACTCGATCGGGAGTTTGGTGATATCAACTGGTTGGATTTCGCCCCAGCGCTGTTGTTTATACGCCACTACATGGACGATATAGAGGATTATTGGGAACGTGACGCAGGCTCCCGCTTCCCAATTCAACGTGGGATTAATCACAACCTGGCAGTCTATGGCTGGGATTTGCGGAATACCCTGTCGCGCACTGCGGACATTTGCCTAGACATCATTCGGAAAAATCCGCCCAAAGACGATTATCTCCGGCAGGTTGTTGAGTACCATAACGAACGCGCTGCCATCCGAGTTTTGAATTCGGCACGAGATGCACAAGGCAACGCGCTGACGCCACTGCAAGCGGCGGCAGCACTGGGCGCTGAGGGGACGCAAGAAAGTGGTGGAGACGGCATTGAAACGCTGCTTGTTATCATCGGTGGCAATAATGCGCTGGGTAGTATTCTGACATTCAAAGCGGCTTGGAGCAAAGAAGGCTATGACGATATGGCGGTAAACGATCGCTATACTGTCTGGCGTCCAATTCACTTTAAGGCTGAACTGGACAAGTTGGTTGAGGAAGTTAAGCAAATCCGCGCTCGCCATGTAATCTTGGCAACGGTTCCTCACGTCACCATTGTTCCTTTTGCCCGTGGTATCAATAAAAATGATGAGGGGAATAAAGCGAAACCGGGATCTCGATACTTCCCTTACTACTCCTTGCCTTGGCTTACCGAAGAAGAATTCGATCCCAATAAGCACCCGTACCTGACAGGGGAGGAGGCACGAGCAATTGATAGTGCCATCGACCAGTACAACGACTATATAACCGATGCGGTGCATCAGGCTCGACAGGAAGGCAGAGATTGGTATGTCTTTGAAATGGCTGGCTTGTTGGATCGCTTGGCATCCAGGCGCTATATTCAAGACCCGGAAGCCAGACCGACTTGGTGGGATGAAGTGGGTGGTCAGTACGAGTTGCCACCTGAGCTTCAGGCACTTTCACCCGTACCGGACTCCCGCTTTTTTAAATCTGATGCCACGGGTCGCACCCAAGGCGGCTTATTCTCTCTGGATGGCATTCATCCCACCACTATTGGCTACGGGATCATGGCGCAGGAGTTGATCGAGATTATGCACAAGAAGGCGGGTGTTAAGTTTTATGAAAGCGATGGGAAAATAGAGCGGACTGGTGACATCAAAGTTGATTTTAATCGCTTGATTGCCCTGGATACGCTAATTTCTAACCCGCCGCGATCGCTCTCTAATGCTCAGAGTTTAATCGGTTTGATTGACAAGAACTTTAATATCTTCAGCGGGATGCTCAGGGCTAGTTACTAAAACCAATCCGAGGGTCGGGGTGGGCTTGGGCGTCCCATCCCCAAGGTTCCTGCTTAAGATCGAGAGTAGGAACCTTTTAACTGTACGGCATGAAACGCATTGTTCTAATTGCTGGGTTTGAATCTTTCAACGCTGACCTGTACCGGAAAGGGGCTGATCTGGCACAAGCAAGCTGTCGGGAACTGGATATCCGTGTGTTTAGCGATCGCGCCCTCACGACGGAACCAGAAGCCGTAGAAGCCGCACTCCAGGGGGCAGATGTCTTCTTTGGCAGTCTGCTATTTGATTATGACCAAGTTTTGTGGTTGCGCGATCGCGCACAACACATCCCCATTCGCCTCGTCTTCGAGTCAGCCTTGGAATTGATGAGTCTTACCCAGTTGGGTGCCTTCAAAATTGGCGACAACCCCAAGGGAATGCCCAAACCTGTGAAATTTATTCTCGATAAATTCAGCAACGGGCGAGAAGAAGACAAACTTGCTGGTTATATTAGCTTTTTGAAAGTAGGGCCAAAATTATTAAAATTCGTGCCAGTGCAAAAAGTGCAAGACTTACGCAACTGGCTAATTATCTACGGTTATTGGAACGCTGGAGGAACAGAAAATGTTGCCTCTATGTTCTGGACTATAGCAGAGAAATATTTTGGGCTGAAGGTAGGAGAAATTCCGCCACCAATTGAAACCCCCAACATGGGATTACTGCATCCAGATTATCAAGGATTTTTTGAATCGCCAAAGGCATATTTAGATTGGTATCAACGGGGCTGGGGACTGGGGAAGGGAGATTTCCCAATTCCCAATTCCCAATCCCCAATTCCCAATCCCCAATCCCCAGTTGTTGGAATTCTGCTTTATCGCAAACACGTAATTACAAAACAGCCTTACATTCCCCAGTTAATTCGCCAGTTTGAGAAAGCTGGATTAATACCTTTACCAATTTTTATCAACGGAGTTGAAGGCCATGTGGCGGTGCGAGATTGGATGACAACAAATTACGAAATCGCCCAACGAAAACTCGGTAATATTGAAACTCCTTCACTCTCCGATCAAGCAGTGCCAGTGGATGCAATTGTTTCTACAATTGGTTTTCCCCTCGTAGGTGGCCCTGCGGGGTCGATGGAAGCAGGGCGACAGGTAGAAGTAGCAAAACGCATTCTCACCGCCAAGAATGTACCTTATATCGTTGCCGCACCCCTACTAATTCAAGATATTCATTCTTGGACGCGGCAGGGTGTTGGCGGATTACAAAGTGTCGTTTTGTATGCCTTACCAGAACTCGACGGGGCGATTGATCCAGTTCCTCTCGGTGGTTTGGTTGGAGAAGATATTTACTTAATTCCAGAACGAGTCCAGCGGTTAATCGGAAGGTTGAAAAAATGGATTTCCTTGCGACAAAAGTCTACCGCTGAACGCAAAATTGCCATAATTTTGTATGGATTTCCGCCGGGATATGGTGCAACGGGTACAGCAGCTTTGTTGAATGTACCACGTAGTCTCCTTAAACTTCTCCATGCACTCAAAGACCAAGGTTACAACATTGGGGAATTACCAGAAGACGGCGAAGAATTAATTCGATTAGTGAAAAAAGCGGATGAGAACCCCACCCCAGCCCTCGCCGATGAAGGGGAAAAGGCAAGAAAAGGTTTAGAAGGGGTAAACACCGTCAACACTAAAACCCTAGAAAAATGGCTAGGATACCTACTTACCACCCGTATCGAAAAACAGTGGGAATCCCTCACTGGAACTGGCATCAAAACTTATGGAGATGAATTTCAAATTGGTGGGATACAACTAGGAAATATTTGGATAGGCGTACAGCCACCATTGGGTATTTCTGGCGATCCGATGCGGCTAATGTTTGAGCGAGATTTGACACCACATCCTCAATATGCTGCTTTTTACAAGTGGCTACAAAATGACTTTCAAGCTGATGCCATCGTTCATTTTGGAATGCACGGAACGGTTGAATGGTTGCCGGGATCTCCGCTGGGAAATACTGGTTATTCATGGTCAGATATTTTGTTAGGAAATGTGCCGAATCTATATGTATATGCGGCAAATAATCCTTCCGAATCAATTTTGGCGAAACGTCGCGGCTATGGGGTAATAATTTCTCACAATGTACCGCCTTATGGTCGGGCTGGGTTGTATAAGGAATTGGTGACATTGCGAGAATTAATCGCGGAATATCGAGAAGATACCGATAAAAATTACGTTCTCAAAGAAGCCATCTGCAAAAAGATTTTAGATATAGGTTTGGATGCAGATTGTCCCTTTGAGGATGCGAAACGTTTAGGAATTGCCTTTACTCCTGAAAATGCCAGGATGTTTAGTGCTGATGTCTTTAATAGTTATTTGGTGCGGTTGTACGAGTATCTGCAAGTTCTGGAAAATCGGCTTTTTTCATCTGGGTTGCATACGTTGGGTGAAGCGCCTAATTCAGAGGAGATGGTGTCGTACCTTGAGGCTTATTTTGGCGAGGAGTTATCAGAGGGTATTGTGCGCGGGATTGTAGAAGGAACTGAACCGCCGAGACCCCCAGAACGTAGAGAGAAGGAGGTTATACAGATTCGGGATTTGTTGATGCAAACTGGGGAAGAATTAAGGAATCTTATCAGAGGGCTTAATGGGGAATATATTCCGCCTGCACCGGGGGGAGATTTGTTAAGAGATGGTGCTGGTGTGTTGCCGACTGGTCGCAATATTCATGCTTTAGATCCTTATAGAATGCCTTCACCTGCGGCTTATGAAAGAGGTCGAGAAATTGCTAAAAAAATTATTGATCAACACTTTCAGGAAAATGGTAAATATCCGGAAACTGTGGCGGTGATGTTGTGGGGTTTGGATGCGATTAAAACTAAAGGTGAATCTCTGGGAATTTTGCTGGAATTAGTAGGCGCTGAACCTGTGAAAGAAGGAACTGGGCGAATTGTCCGTTACGAATTAAAGCCTTTATCCCAGTTAAATCATCCTCGTATCGATGTTTTAGGGAATCTTTCTGGCATTTTTCGCGATAGCTTTGTAAATATTATCGAACTACTTGATGATTTATTTCAACGTGCTGCTGATGCTGATGAACCGGAAGATAAAAACTTTGTTCGCAAGCACGTTTTAGCCTTAAAAGCCAAGGGTGTAGAGAATGTAACGGCGAGATTATTTTCTAATCCTGCGGGTGATTTTGGTTCTTTGGTAAACGATCAAGTTGTCGCTTCCAGTTGGGAATCAGGTGATGAGTTGGGCGATACTTGGCAAAGTCGAAATGTTTTTAGTTACGGTAGAAAAGATAAAGGTCAAGCTAGACCAGAGGTTTTGACGCAGTTGTTGGATAAATGCGATCGCATTGTCCAAGAAATCGACTCTGTAGAATATGGTATCACCGATATTCAAGAATATTACGCCAACACTGGCGGCTTGAAAAGGGCAGCAGAAAAACAACAAGGTAAAAAAGTTAACGCCAGTTTTGTCGAAAGTTTCTCGAAAGATACGACACCCCGCAAATTAGAAGATTTGCTGAGAATGGAGTATCGCACCAAGTTACTTAACCCGAAATGGGCGCAAGCAATGGCGAATCAAGGTTCAGGTGGTGCTTACGAAATCTCACAGCGCATGACAGCGTTAATTGGTTGGGGTGCTACTGCTGATTTTACCGATAATTGGGTTTACGACCAAGCAGCAGATACCTATGTTTTAGATGCAGAAATGGCGAATAAATTGCGAGAAGCCAATCCCGAAGCCTTCCGCAATATTGTCGGTAGGATGATAGAAGCAAATGGTCGCGGTTTCTGGCAACCTAATGAGGATAAATTACAGAAGTTACGCGAATTGTATGAATTATCGGAGGCAGAAATCGAAGGCGTGAGGGGTTAATTTTTGTAAACAATAGAATATTTACCAATTGAGTGTTGCTACTTTAGCATCTAGAGCTATAGCGGTTCTGGGTCAGATGAGGTACGCCCTAAAAGGGGAAAAGCTTTATATACGAAGTTCAGCTATACCTCACCAGCATAGGAAACGCTATATTTACTTTGTTGATTGAGGAAATTATTTTAATGAAAAGGTCTATTAGTAATACAGAGTCGTTAGAAGTAATTAGTGTACGTGGTGATAATTATGGCGATAATTACATATCATATGGCGATAATTACATATCAAAACTTGTTAAATATATTCCATCAGAAGTAATTGCACTTTATTTAACGCTAGACTCAATCTTACGTTCAGCTGGCGAATCCAATCAAACGATATAATGGATAATTTTTTTCGGTTTATTTATAGCAACTCCTTTTTATCTTTGGAGAGTTCAGAAAGTTGGGAATATATTGCAGCTTATAATATCTAGTTTAGCATTTACGGTATGGGTTATTACACTAGGCGGTCCTTTTGTTTATCTTGATGAGTATAAGCCACTTTATGGGGCACTATTACTCCCTATTTTCACATTTCTTATCCCAATTTTTGATATAGACTGAGCTGGTCAATAGGACAAAGGTTTAGAAGTAAAACCCTGAACAATAGTTTGCTTAATAACAAATTTCATCTAAATATGAGGTTAAATTTATAATAAATAATACTTCCTTACTTTTCTATAGCAGCGTTTAATTAGTAAGCAACTGCTAAAGATGTTTGTTTAAATCCCACATTTTTACAGATAGCTACTATCTACAGCATCGGCAAGAAATTGAGGTGTATTTGCAACAACGGCAAAAACGCACGCGTAAATGAAATACGCAAGCAAAACGAAGCTAAGTTTGACTCTCAAGGCGTGCGCGAT
Above is a genomic segment from Funiculus sociatus GB2-C1 containing:
- a CDS encoding branched-chain amino acid transaminase; this translates as MLNSLPFAYFQNKFVPFAEANISIATHALHYGTGAFGGLRGIPDPQNPQQILLFRLDRHCQRLSQSAKFLRYDLPADKIENTIVDFVRVNKPTTSFYIRPFIYTSDIGIAPRLHNIEKQFFVYGLELGDYMSPEGVSCRISSWYRQEDRSFPLKGKITGAYITSSLAKTEAVESGFDEGILMNSQGKVCEASGMNIFIVRNGQLITPGVEQDILEGITRDSILTIAQDMGIKTIERPVDKSELLIADEVFLSGTAAKITPVKRIENYELSTTRPITEKLREKLTAITENRDDNYREWVYTIPLE
- a CDS encoding NIL domain-containing protein — its product is MKKRVTLTFPKRAIQMPVTYRLAKDFNVAANIIRAQVAPNQIGKLVVELLGDIDALDAAIDWMRSQDISVSFASREIVIDEDVCVDCGLCTGVCPTEALTLDPQTFRLTFMRSRCIVCEQCIPTCPVQAISTNL
- a CDS encoding thioredoxin family protein, with the protein product MAVNSPETTVTPQTQSPADGGKRIRNFLIAMVAIILTVALFFGLRTETSSVSLDAQAQTSTPLEVALSNGKPTLMEFYANWCTSCQAMAKDLGELKQEYADCVNFVMLNVDNNKWLPEMLRYRVDGIPHFVYFGKNGEAIAQTLGEMPRPIMQANIEALVAALPLPYTQSGQVSAFEAPVTPAKATPDDPRSHGSQVKN
- a CDS encoding S-layer homology domain-containing protein, producing MTNPPPPDPRSSQLGFDELIGIVVAFAAIGAILFWVIGRKDEGLNLTGLPIPSATASPTPAAPLAPVLPQESPLPQAIDPATPEASESLTPAVPIPVDPTAASRTIPLAPAPVVVAPAPAVVAPSPTASATPSPTPTASPPARALNFTDIPANYWARPYIQAMAQRNIVAGFTDRTFRPDRPITRAEFAAILQKAFNKQSAQNAPNFKDVPAGLWANAAIKQAATTGFLKGYPNNIFLPNQEIPKAQVFVALASGLGLAPPANVAQVLQTYQDAPQIPNYAKPGVAAATASGLVVNYPKTNLLKPTQAATRAEVAAAIYQALAQAGRVEKIPSQYQVQVQPK
- a CDS encoding peptidoglycan-binding domain-containing protein; amino-acid sequence: MAFNISVLKLPTLKIGSNGSAVSAWQSYLKEAQYPIGTVDGDFGKISDTATRSYQQRNNLPVTGVVDNTTYTKALSDGFIYKVPNLTTALLLAYLRFGDAEVKDLQKSLNTILVPDLGLDGDFGARSTQGLAQAYLQRDVRLRSELEELLSATTKQKLGADFTEAMDILNNYAKRIRFRLSGQHWYDFFPTSKSISDLASPFRERVLAFQKAMIDAGAQTIIAATYRPPQRAYLMHYAARISRGSIRAEDVPRFPGVDIQWVHYTNAVSVKAAELMVDAYGIGGNPVALKSLHTEKLAIDWNITWDGILKIKRRDGTIFNISAPTNGASNTILHNVGASYGVYKLLNDPPHWSYNGR
- a CDS encoding N-acetylmuramoyl-L-alanine amidase, producing the protein MEYGIDIGHNCSPDTGARGIRVEDVMTIEVGTRVISKLKSQGHQVVECKPKSASSVGNSLLQRCNIANANRVNLFVSIHFNAFNRVAKGTEVFAASDTGRKIAQPILDNIVKLGYFNRGVKDGSHLYVIKNTNMPAILLECCFCDNQEDMNRYNPEALANAIVTGLTGQSPTPPAPNPAKDNEIIKLQQTLNRLKITDSSGKKLVEDGTIDNETRAATQKFQSIVDITENGIAGPTTWIALNQILAKPILRANHAGGTAVKYLQYRIGAETDGVFGPGTEAAVERFQKQNGLTADGIVGPQGWVKLIG
- the bchH gene encoding magnesium chelatase subunit H, which codes for MKRIVLIAGFESFNADLYRKGADLAQASCRELDIRVFSDRALTTEPEAVEAALQGADVFFGSLLFDYDQVLWLRDRAQHIPIRLVFESALELMSLTQLGAFKIGDNPKGMPKPVKFILDKFSNGREEDKLAGYISFLKVGPKLLKFVPVQKVQDLRNWLIIYGYWNAGGTENVASMFWTIAEKYFGLKVGEIPPPIETPNMGLLHPDYQGFFESPKAYLDWYQRGWGLGKGDFPIPNSQSPIPNPQSPVVGILLYRKHVITKQPYIPQLIRQFEKAGLIPLPIFINGVEGHVAVRDWMTTNYEIAQRKLGNIETPSLSDQAVPVDAIVSTIGFPLVGGPAGSMEAGRQVEVAKRILTAKNVPYIVAAPLLIQDIHSWTRQGVGGLQSVVLYALPELDGAIDPVPLGGLVGEDIYLIPERVQRLIGRLKKWISLRQKSTAERKIAIILYGFPPGYGATGTAALLNVPRSLLKLLHALKDQGYNIGELPEDGEELIRLVKKADENPTPALADEGEKARKGLEGVNTVNTKTLEKWLGYLLTTRIEKQWESLTGTGIKTYGDEFQIGGIQLGNIWIGVQPPLGISGDPMRLMFERDLTPHPQYAAFYKWLQNDFQADAIVHFGMHGTVEWLPGSPLGNTGYSWSDILLGNVPNLYVYAANNPSESILAKRRGYGVIISHNVPPYGRAGLYKELVTLRELIAEYREDTDKNYVLKEAICKKILDIGLDADCPFEDAKRLGIAFTPENARMFSADVFNSYLVRLYEYLQVLENRLFSSGLHTLGEAPNSEEMVSYLEAYFGEELSEGIVRGIVEGTEPPRPPERREKEVIQIRDLLMQTGEELRNLIRGLNGEYIPPAPGGDLLRDGAGVLPTGRNIHALDPYRMPSPAAYERGREIAKKIIDQHFQENGKYPETVAVMLWGLDAIKTKGESLGILLELVGAEPVKEGTGRIVRYELKPLSQLNHPRIDVLGNLSGIFRDSFVNIIELLDDLFQRAADADEPEDKNFVRKHVLALKAKGVENVTARLFSNPAGDFGSLVNDQVVASSWESGDELGDTWQSRNVFSYGRKDKGQARPEVLTQLLDKCDRIVQEIDSVEYGITDIQEYYANTGGLKRAAEKQQGKKVNASFVESFSKDTTPRKLEDLLRMEYRTKLLNPKWAQAMANQGSGGAYEISQRMTALIGWGATADFTDNWVYDQAADTYVLDAEMANKLREANPEAFRNIVGRMIEANGRGFWQPNEDKLQKLRELYELSEAEIEGVRG